One segment of Rhodopirellula baltica SH 1 DNA contains the following:
- a CDS encoding tetratricopeptide repeat protein: MSEVELEVLDLKQMVLASNSFGPSDVAEIRQAITENYGHFGELRDAVNEMEQDDALTPAGKTKMGVCQFMLGRFKDASETLSAADGSAMALFYNARCQFELSNFDGAIEGYEQAKTSGYNEDQCKIGIAEAKRYQGKIEEAMAILDDIFGPAEQTADYMYQRAATAAQIGGRMEEAINLYQRAVSTDENHAGALFGLALENDRLGNDDEALRLYERAAKAFPTGIGALINLGVMYEDNGQYDKAQLCYKRILDCHPDHPRTQLYMKDASATGNMLYDEEAQRRNDRLAQTLNMPVANFELSVRSRNCLQKMGIETIGDLTRHSEQELLSSKNFGETSLVEIREMLSQKGLSLGQFAGEKKSNDPPVDTSHMSPDEQALLERPIADLNLSVRARKCMTRLQINSIGELIRKTGDDMLECKNFGVTSLNEVREKLGDLGLKMRGD; this comes from the coding sequence ATGAGCGAAGTCGAACTCGAAGTTCTCGACCTGAAGCAAATGGTTCTGGCGAGTAACTCGTTCGGCCCCAGCGACGTCGCCGAAATTCGGCAGGCGATCACCGAAAACTACGGACACTTCGGTGAACTGCGCGACGCGGTCAACGAAATGGAGCAGGACGACGCCCTGACTCCCGCCGGCAAAACCAAAATGGGTGTTTGCCAATTCATGCTGGGCCGTTTCAAAGACGCCTCGGAGACCCTCTCCGCGGCCGACGGCAGCGCAATGGCGTTGTTCTACAACGCTCGTTGCCAGTTTGAACTGTCGAACTTCGACGGGGCGATCGAAGGCTACGAACAAGCCAAGACGTCAGGATACAACGAAGATCAATGCAAGATTGGTATCGCGGAAGCCAAGCGTTACCAAGGCAAGATCGAAGAAGCGATGGCGATCTTGGACGACATCTTCGGCCCCGCCGAGCAGACCGCTGACTACATGTATCAGCGTGCTGCGACCGCCGCCCAGATCGGTGGACGGATGGAAGAAGCGATCAACTTGTACCAACGAGCTGTGTCGACCGACGAAAACCACGCTGGTGCGTTGTTTGGTTTGGCACTCGAAAACGACCGCTTGGGCAACGACGACGAAGCCCTCCGTCTGTACGAGCGTGCCGCCAAGGCATTCCCGACCGGCATCGGTGCCCTGATCAACTTGGGCGTGATGTACGAAGACAACGGGCAATACGACAAGGCTCAGCTTTGCTACAAGCGAATCCTGGACTGTCACCCCGATCACCCTCGTACGCAGCTGTACATGAAGGACGCTTCGGCGACCGGCAACATGCTGTACGACGAAGAGGCCCAACGTCGCAACGATCGTTTGGCTCAAACGTTGAACATGCCCGTTGCAAACTTCGAGCTCAGCGTTCGAAGCCGCAACTGCCTGCAGAAGATGGGCATCGAAACGATTGGCGATTTGACCCGCCACAGCGAACAAGAATTGCTCTCGAGCAAGAACTTTGGCGAAACCAGCTTGGTCGAAATTCGCGAAATGCTGTCGCAGAAAGGTTTGTCGCTCGGCCAGTTCGCTGGCGAGAAGAAATCCAACGACCCGCCTGTCGACACTTCGCACATGTCGCCCGACGAACAAGCGTTGCTGGAACGTCCCATCGCAGACCTCAACTTGTCCGTTCGTGCTCGCAAGTGCATGACCCGTTTGCAAATCAACTCCATTGGCGAGCTGATCCGCAAGACCGGCGATGACATGCTTGAGTGCAAGAACTTTGGTGTGACCAGTTTGAACGAAGTTCGTGAAAAGCTGGGTGACCTCGGATTGAAAATGCGGGGCGACTGA